Proteins from a genomic interval of Lathamus discolor isolate bLatDis1 chromosome 19, bLatDis1.hap1, whole genome shotgun sequence:
- the SLC16A1 gene encoding monocarboxylate transporter 1 produces MPPATGGPVGYTPPEGGWGWAVVVGAFISIGFSYAFPKSITVFFKEIEVIFNASSSKVSWISSIMLAVMYGGGPISSILVNKYGSRPVVIVGGLLSGTGLIAASFCNTVEELYFCIGVVGGLGLAFNLNPALTMIGKYFYKKRPLANGLAMAGSPVFLSTMAPLNQLFFGIFGWRGSFLVLGGLLLNCCVAGSLMRPIGPKPDQLKKEVTKEALQEAGKAGDTSTDLIGGKTKEQKSSLLQTINKFLDLTLFKHRGFLLYLSGNVVMFFGLFAPLVFLSNYAKSKKISNESAAFLLSILAFVDMVARPSMGLMANTKWVRPRIQYFFAIAVIYNGVCHLLAPMSTTYAGFCIYAGFFGFAFGWLSSVLFETLMDLVGAQRFSSAVGLVTIVECCPVLLGPPLLGKLNDMYGDYKYTYWACGVILIVSGIYLFIGMGINYRLVAKEQKAGKAKHEGKEEETNVDEAGKQKEANNDVAPLPQKSGEDGVKEEESHM; encoded by the exons ATGCCACCGGCTACCGGAGGCCCTGTGGGATACACCCCTCCTGaaggaggatggggatgggctGTGGTCGTCGGAGCCTTCATCTCTATTGGGTTTTCTTATGCCTTCCCCAAATCCATCACTGTGTTCTTCAAAGAGATTGAGGTCATCTTCAATGCGTCCAGCAGCAAAGTCTCATGGATTTCTTCCATCATGCTGGCCGTTATGTATGGAGGAG GTCCCATCAGCAGCATTCTGGTGAACAAGTATGGCAGTCGGCCCGTCGTGATCGTAGGTGGCTTACTTTCTGGGACCGGGTTGATTGCAGCCTCCTTCTGCAACACGGTGGAAGAGCTATACTTCTGCATTGGGGTTGTAGGAG gCCTTGGACTTGCATTTAACTTGAACCCAGCCTTAACCATGATTGGCAAGTACTTCTACAAGAAGCGGCCCCTAGCCAATGGGCTGGCGATGGCAGGCAGCCCCGTGTTCCTCTCCACCATGGCACCCTTGAACCAGCTCTTCTTTGGCATCTTTGGCTGGCGTGGCAGTTTCCTCGTCCTCGGAGGTCTCTTGCTGAACTGTTGTGTTGCTGGATCCCTGATGCGGCCCATCGGCCCCAAGCCAGACCAGCTGAAGAAAGAGGTCACTAAGGAGGCgctgcaggaagctgggaaggCTGGTGACACCAGCACGGACCTCATCGGTGGGAAGACCAAGGAACAGAAGAGCTCACTTTTGCAGACGATCAACAAGTTCTTGGACCTGACCCTGTTCAAGCACAGGGGCTTCCTGCTCTATCTCTCAGGCAATGTGGTGATGTTCTTCGGGCTGTTCGCTCCCTTGGTCTTCCTCAGCAATTATGCAAAGAGCAAAAAGATCAGTAATGAGTCTGCAGCCTTCCTGCTCTCCATCCTCGCCTTTGTAGACATGGTGGCCAGACCTTCCATGGGACTAATGGCAAACACCAAGTGGGTCAGACCCAGAATCCAGTATTTCTTCGCCATCGCTGTGATTTACAATGGGGTGTGCCACCTCTTGGCCCCCATGTCCACCACCTATGCTGGCTTCTGTATTTATGCTGGCTTCTTTGGCTTTGCCTTTGGCTGGCTGAGCTCAGTCCTGTTTGAGACCCTGATGGACCTGGTGGGAGCGCAGCGGTTCTCCAGCGCCGTTGGCTTGGTGACCATTGTGGAGTGCTGCCCTGTGCTTCTGGGACCCCCTCTGCTAG GGAAGCTCAACGACATGTATGGTGATTACAAGTACACATACTGGGCCTGTGGGGTCATCCTCATCGTCTCTGGGATCTACCTCTTCATTGGGATGGGCATCAACTACCGGCTGGTGGCAAAGGAACAGAAGGCGGGCAAGGCAAAGCAcgaaggaaaggaggaggagaccAATGTTGACGAGGCTGGGAAGCAGAAAGAGGCAAACAACGATGTGGCTCCCTTGCCTCAGAAGAGTGGGGAGGATGGTGTCAAAGAGGAGGAGAGCCACATGTGA